CTTGGTGGTGGGACTATTTTTCTTTCCAAAAACGACCTGCAACTCGACCGTGGGGAGCCTTTAAAAGACACCGCCCGGGTCCTTTCTCGTTATGTAGATGCCCTGGTGGTACGCACCTATGGTCAGGAAATTGTAAATGAACTGGCACGATGGGCTTCAATTCCTGTGATAAACGGCCTTTCCGACTTACATCATCCCTGCCAGGGCATGTCAGACGTGATGACGGTAATTGAAAAAAAGGGTGATATCACCAACCTAAAAATAGCCTGGGTGGGAGATGGAAATAACGTTGCCCATTCCTGGATTGAAATGGCCGCTAGAATCGGATTTACTCTGGGTCTTGCCTGTCCAGAAGGCTATGATCCTAATCCCGAAATTCTTACCGAAGCCAGGCAAGTTGCTCCAAAGCCCATAGAGATTGTCCGCGACCCAAAAGATGCCGTGAAAGACGCAGACGTTATTAATACCGACGTTTGGGCCAGTATGGGGCAGGAAGAAGAGGCTGAGCAGCGCAAAAGAATATTTGCTCCCTACCAGGTGAACCGGGAGCTACTTAAGCTTGCCAAACCTGATGCTATTGTCATGCATTGTTTGCCTGCTCATAGAGGAGAAGAGATTACCGAAGATGTCCTTGAGGGGCCGCAATCTGTAGTCTGGGATCAGGCAGAAAATAAAATGTGGCTGCACATGGCGCTTCTTGAGTGGCTCCTTGCAGGCTAAAATAAAGTCATGGGCCATCTTAAGGCTTTGCCTTCGCAGGCATTTTTAATACGCCTTACAAAAGAAATCCCTGAAGAAGAGCTTTTTTCCCCTGATACGGTATTTGTTTTTCCTACAAAGCGGGCAGGGCTTTATTTTCGCTATTATCTTTCTCAAAGGCGGCCTGCTCCAAGCCTTTTGCCCCAAATTATATGTTTTTCCGACTTAGTAGCAGAGCTTGCCACGGAAATTGACGCCAGACCTCTTTTGCCAAGGGCTGATCAGGCCTGGCTCCTTTGGGAAATCGTAAAAGATATGCCGCCTTTTGAAAAAGTTGCCCAGAGCTTTGACCGCTTTTTCCCCTGGGGGCTACGCCTAGCAGAAGTCCTTGACCAGCTCGAACGAGAAATAGTTG
Above is a genomic segment from Thermodesulfatator atlanticus DSM 21156 containing:
- the argF gene encoding ornithine carbamoyltransferase, with product MKHITRVFDLTKEEVEHLLKRALRLKEDFKKGKERKSLAGKILALLFEKHSTRTRVSFEAGMQKLGGGTIFLSKNDLQLDRGEPLKDTARVLSRYVDALVVRTYGQEIVNELARWASIPVINGLSDLHHPCQGMSDVMTVIEKKGDITNLKIAWVGDGNNVAHSWIEMAARIGFTLGLACPEGYDPNPEILTEARQVAPKPIEIVRDPKDAVKDADVINTDVWASMGQEEEAEQRKRIFAPYQVNRELLKLAKPDAIVMHCLPAHRGEEITEDVLEGPQSVVWDQAENKMWLHMALLEWLLAG